A part of Ziziphus jujuba cultivar Dongzao chromosome 8, ASM3175591v1 genomic DNA contains:
- the LOC107424451 gene encoding putative cyclin-B3-1 isoform X1 yields MASLKILDQQQLTKKNPERNKMVPNKAKVGIGLNGPSRDNLTRVGARNFKVFIENRTAKVDSLIRRQSVADNKGSTQASTIGSKGGLRSLEKSKGKNECGAKPKVQRSALADISNIHRNSSSNLKLNGSKPMVSVAMGTRTASVSSRKSILGSRQGNLDQGVSDSLTSKRSKDLKVPSYDQRIKATGLLCETIIKKGRRTVRDTLIPTRKSLPVLKRVDQANKSIPKENAASSQQAKEENGCPVKAKTGRKIMLRVSNAKMQLWRNRVSDGFIITDQTSMGSHTTSRQPIRPIVKTTLKASNAKRNMKSQNTSGPDKLINVASTSSKKRVVAKSSVSENIVHEATCTELPSDRNCKPSTSDTTGMGKSNRRRSYTSLLMGRSKLLEEHGEVMEQEKLPSIDDDGNQLEVADYVDEIYQYYWVTEAQNPPLANYMSIQKDLTPHMRAILINWLIEVHFKFDLMQETLYLMVTLLDRYLSQVIVEKNELQLVGLTALLLASKYEDFWHPRVKDLISISAESYTRDQMLGMESLILKKLKFRLNAPTPYVFMLRFLKAAQSDTKLEHLAFYLIELSLVEYEALMFKPSLLCASAIYVARCTLQMTPWTPLLCRHARCEVSQIRDCAEMILGLQKAARGGQLKVTYEKYMSPELSGVAAIRPLDSLPF; encoded by the exons ATGGCGTCTCTCAAG ATTTTGGACCAACAACAACTTACAAAGAAAAATCCGGAAAGAAACAAAATGGTGCCTAACAAG GCTAAAGTCGGCATTGGCCTGAATGGACCAAGCAGAGACAACCTAACACGCG TCGGTGCGAGAAATTTTAAGGTTTTTATCGAAAATAGAACTGCCAAGGTTGATTCTCTTATCAG aAGGCAATCTGTAGCGGATAACAAAGGATCTACCCAGGCTAGTACAATTGGTTCGAAG GGTGGTTTGCGAAGTTTGGAGAAAAGCAAAGGCAAGAATGAATGTGGTG CAAAACCAAAAGTTCAAAGAAGCGCATTGGCTGACATTAGCAATATCCATAGAAACTCTTCTAGCAATCTAAAGCTTAATGGCTCCAAACCAAT GGTATCAGTTGCTATGGGCACTAGGACTGCAAGTGTATCATCGAGGAAATCCATCCTG GGAAGCAGACAGGGAAACCTTGATCAAGGTGTTTCTGACTCACTTACATCAAAGAGAA GTAAAGATTTGAAGGTGCCTTCATATGATCAGAGGATCAAAGCCACAGGATTGCTTTGTGAAACTATTATTAAGAAGGGCAG GAGGACAGTGAGGGATACACTCATACCAACAAG GAAGTCTTTACCTGTCTTAAAAAGGGTGGATCAGGCAAACAAAAGTATCCCAAAG GAAAATGCTGCAAGTTCTCAACAGGCAAAAGAGGAAAATGGTTGTCCTG TTAAGGCTAAAACAGGAAGAAAAATAATGCTCAGAGTAAGCAATGCTAAGATGCAACTTTGGAGGAATCGAGTGAGTGATGGCTTCATAATAAC GGATCAAACTTCCATGGGGTCTCATACAACATCAAGACAACCTATCCGA CCAATTGTGAAGACAACACTAAAGGCTTCCAATGCAAAAAGGAATATGAAATCCCAGAACACATCGGGTCCAGATAAGTTGATAAATGTTGCTTCAACCTCATCAAAGAAGAGGGTGGTTGCGAAATCTTCTGTTTCTGAGAATATTGTGCATGAAGCAACTTGCACAGAGCTTCCATCTGATAGAAATTGCAAGCCAAGTACATCCGATACTACCGGAATGGGAAAATCAAATCGAAGAAGATCATACACATCTTTATTAATGGGAAGATCAAAG TTGCTAGAGGAACATGGTGAAGTTATGGAGCAAGAAAAGCTACCAAGCATTGATGATGATGGAAATCAACTAGAAGTTGCTGATTATGTTGATGAGATTTATCAGTACTATTGGGTGACAGAG GCACAAAATCCTCCTCTTGCCAATTACATGTCAATTCAGAAAGATCTTACACCTCATATGCGGGCGATATTGATCAACTGGTTAATTGAA GTACACTTCAAATTTGATTTGATGCAAGAAACACTCTATCTCATGGTCACATTGTTAGACCGTTATCTTTCTCAAGTCATAGTTGAAAAGAACGAACTGCAGTTGGTTGGTCTTACAGCTCTCTTGCTAGCATCAAAGTATGAGGATTTTTGGCATCCTAGG GTCAAAGATTTAATTAGCATCTCAGCTGAGTCGTACACTCGGGACCAGATGCTTGGAATG GAGAGCCTCATTCTTAAGAAGTTGAAGTTTCGCCTGAATGCACCTACTCCATATGTTTTCATGTTAAGGTTTCTCAAAGCTGCTCAATCGGACACAAAG CTTGAACACTTGGCCTTCTACCTAATCGAGTTGTCTCTAGTTGAATATGAAGCTTTAATGTTCAAGCCGTCGTTGCTCTGTGCATCGGCTATCTATGTTGCAAGGTGTACCCTGCAAATGACACCGTGGACTCCTCTGCTTTGTCGACATGCACGCTGTGAAGTGTCCCAAATAAG AGACTGTGCAGAAATGATACTAGGATTACAAAAAGCTGCAAGGGGAGGACAGTTAAAGGTGACATACGAGAAGTACATGAGCCCTGAGCTGAGTGGTGTTGCAGCAATACGACCTTTGGATAGCCTTCCTTTTTGA
- the LOC107424451 gene encoding putative cyclin-B3-1 isoform X2 → MASLKILDQQQLTKKNPERNKMVPNKAKVGIGLNGPSRDNLTRVGARNFKVFIENRTAKVDSLIRQSVADNKGSTQASTIGSKGGLRSLEKSKGKNECGAKPKVQRSALADISNIHRNSSSNLKLNGSKPMVSVAMGTRTASVSSRKSILGSRQGNLDQGVSDSLTSKRSKDLKVPSYDQRIKATGLLCETIIKKGRRTVRDTLIPTRKSLPVLKRVDQANKSIPKENAASSQQAKEENGCPVKAKTGRKIMLRVSNAKMQLWRNRVSDGFIITDQTSMGSHTTSRQPIRPIVKTTLKASNAKRNMKSQNTSGPDKLINVASTSSKKRVVAKSSVSENIVHEATCTELPSDRNCKPSTSDTTGMGKSNRRRSYTSLLMGRSKLLEEHGEVMEQEKLPSIDDDGNQLEVADYVDEIYQYYWVTEAQNPPLANYMSIQKDLTPHMRAILINWLIEVHFKFDLMQETLYLMVTLLDRYLSQVIVEKNELQLVGLTALLLASKYEDFWHPRVKDLISISAESYTRDQMLGMESLILKKLKFRLNAPTPYVFMLRFLKAAQSDTKLEHLAFYLIELSLVEYEALMFKPSLLCASAIYVARCTLQMTPWTPLLCRHARCEVSQIRDCAEMILGLQKAARGGQLKVTYEKYMSPELSGVAAIRPLDSLPF, encoded by the exons ATGGCGTCTCTCAAG ATTTTGGACCAACAACAACTTACAAAGAAAAATCCGGAAAGAAACAAAATGGTGCCTAACAAG GCTAAAGTCGGCATTGGCCTGAATGGACCAAGCAGAGACAACCTAACACGCG TCGGTGCGAGAAATTTTAAGGTTTTTATCGAAAATAGAACTGCCAAGGTTGATTCTCTTATCAG GCAATCTGTAGCGGATAACAAAGGATCTACCCAGGCTAGTACAATTGGTTCGAAG GGTGGTTTGCGAAGTTTGGAGAAAAGCAAAGGCAAGAATGAATGTGGTG CAAAACCAAAAGTTCAAAGAAGCGCATTGGCTGACATTAGCAATATCCATAGAAACTCTTCTAGCAATCTAAAGCTTAATGGCTCCAAACCAAT GGTATCAGTTGCTATGGGCACTAGGACTGCAAGTGTATCATCGAGGAAATCCATCCTG GGAAGCAGACAGGGAAACCTTGATCAAGGTGTTTCTGACTCACTTACATCAAAGAGAA GTAAAGATTTGAAGGTGCCTTCATATGATCAGAGGATCAAAGCCACAGGATTGCTTTGTGAAACTATTATTAAGAAGGGCAG GAGGACAGTGAGGGATACACTCATACCAACAAG GAAGTCTTTACCTGTCTTAAAAAGGGTGGATCAGGCAAACAAAAGTATCCCAAAG GAAAATGCTGCAAGTTCTCAACAGGCAAAAGAGGAAAATGGTTGTCCTG TTAAGGCTAAAACAGGAAGAAAAATAATGCTCAGAGTAAGCAATGCTAAGATGCAACTTTGGAGGAATCGAGTGAGTGATGGCTTCATAATAAC GGATCAAACTTCCATGGGGTCTCATACAACATCAAGACAACCTATCCGA CCAATTGTGAAGACAACACTAAAGGCTTCCAATGCAAAAAGGAATATGAAATCCCAGAACACATCGGGTCCAGATAAGTTGATAAATGTTGCTTCAACCTCATCAAAGAAGAGGGTGGTTGCGAAATCTTCTGTTTCTGAGAATATTGTGCATGAAGCAACTTGCACAGAGCTTCCATCTGATAGAAATTGCAAGCCAAGTACATCCGATACTACCGGAATGGGAAAATCAAATCGAAGAAGATCATACACATCTTTATTAATGGGAAGATCAAAG TTGCTAGAGGAACATGGTGAAGTTATGGAGCAAGAAAAGCTACCAAGCATTGATGATGATGGAAATCAACTAGAAGTTGCTGATTATGTTGATGAGATTTATCAGTACTATTGGGTGACAGAG GCACAAAATCCTCCTCTTGCCAATTACATGTCAATTCAGAAAGATCTTACACCTCATATGCGGGCGATATTGATCAACTGGTTAATTGAA GTACACTTCAAATTTGATTTGATGCAAGAAACACTCTATCTCATGGTCACATTGTTAGACCGTTATCTTTCTCAAGTCATAGTTGAAAAGAACGAACTGCAGTTGGTTGGTCTTACAGCTCTCTTGCTAGCATCAAAGTATGAGGATTTTTGGCATCCTAGG GTCAAAGATTTAATTAGCATCTCAGCTGAGTCGTACACTCGGGACCAGATGCTTGGAATG GAGAGCCTCATTCTTAAGAAGTTGAAGTTTCGCCTGAATGCACCTACTCCATATGTTTTCATGTTAAGGTTTCTCAAAGCTGCTCAATCGGACACAAAG CTTGAACACTTGGCCTTCTACCTAATCGAGTTGTCTCTAGTTGAATATGAAGCTTTAATGTTCAAGCCGTCGTTGCTCTGTGCATCGGCTATCTATGTTGCAAGGTGTACCCTGCAAATGACACCGTGGACTCCTCTGCTTTGTCGACATGCACGCTGTGAAGTGTCCCAAATAAG AGACTGTGCAGAAATGATACTAGGATTACAAAAAGCTGCAAGGGGAGGACAGTTAAAGGTGACATACGAGAAGTACATGAGCCCTGAGCTGAGTGGTGTTGCAGCAATACGACCTTTGGATAGCCTTCCTTTTTGA
- the LOC107424451 gene encoding putative cyclin-B3-1 isoform X3: MVSVAMGTRTASVSSRKSILGSRQGNLDQGVSDSLTSKRSKDLKVPSYDQRIKATGLLCETIIKKGRRTVRDTLIPTRKSLPVLKRVDQANKSIPKENAASSQQAKEENGCPVKAKTGRKIMLRVSNAKMQLWRNRVSDGFIITDQTSMGSHTTSRQPIRPIVKTTLKASNAKRNMKSQNTSGPDKLINVASTSSKKRVVAKSSVSENIVHEATCTELPSDRNCKPSTSDTTGMGKSNRRRSYTSLLMGRSKLLEEHGEVMEQEKLPSIDDDGNQLEVADYVDEIYQYYWVTEAQNPPLANYMSIQKDLTPHMRAILINWLIEVHFKFDLMQETLYLMVTLLDRYLSQVIVEKNELQLVGLTALLLASKYEDFWHPRVKDLISISAESYTRDQMLGMESLILKKLKFRLNAPTPYVFMLRFLKAAQSDTKLEHLAFYLIELSLVEYEALMFKPSLLCASAIYVARCTLQMTPWTPLLCRHARCEVSQIRDCAEMILGLQKAARGGQLKVTYEKYMSPELSGVAAIRPLDSLPF, translated from the exons AT GGTATCAGTTGCTATGGGCACTAGGACTGCAAGTGTATCATCGAGGAAATCCATCCTG GGAAGCAGACAGGGAAACCTTGATCAAGGTGTTTCTGACTCACTTACATCAAAGAGAA GTAAAGATTTGAAGGTGCCTTCATATGATCAGAGGATCAAAGCCACAGGATTGCTTTGTGAAACTATTATTAAGAAGGGCAG GAGGACAGTGAGGGATACACTCATACCAACAAG GAAGTCTTTACCTGTCTTAAAAAGGGTGGATCAGGCAAACAAAAGTATCCCAAAG GAAAATGCTGCAAGTTCTCAACAGGCAAAAGAGGAAAATGGTTGTCCTG TTAAGGCTAAAACAGGAAGAAAAATAATGCTCAGAGTAAGCAATGCTAAGATGCAACTTTGGAGGAATCGAGTGAGTGATGGCTTCATAATAAC GGATCAAACTTCCATGGGGTCTCATACAACATCAAGACAACCTATCCGA CCAATTGTGAAGACAACACTAAAGGCTTCCAATGCAAAAAGGAATATGAAATCCCAGAACACATCGGGTCCAGATAAGTTGATAAATGTTGCTTCAACCTCATCAAAGAAGAGGGTGGTTGCGAAATCTTCTGTTTCTGAGAATATTGTGCATGAAGCAACTTGCACAGAGCTTCCATCTGATAGAAATTGCAAGCCAAGTACATCCGATACTACCGGAATGGGAAAATCAAATCGAAGAAGATCATACACATCTTTATTAATGGGAAGATCAAAG TTGCTAGAGGAACATGGTGAAGTTATGGAGCAAGAAAAGCTACCAAGCATTGATGATGATGGAAATCAACTAGAAGTTGCTGATTATGTTGATGAGATTTATCAGTACTATTGGGTGACAGAG GCACAAAATCCTCCTCTTGCCAATTACATGTCAATTCAGAAAGATCTTACACCTCATATGCGGGCGATATTGATCAACTGGTTAATTGAA GTACACTTCAAATTTGATTTGATGCAAGAAACACTCTATCTCATGGTCACATTGTTAGACCGTTATCTTTCTCAAGTCATAGTTGAAAAGAACGAACTGCAGTTGGTTGGTCTTACAGCTCTCTTGCTAGCATCAAAGTATGAGGATTTTTGGCATCCTAGG GTCAAAGATTTAATTAGCATCTCAGCTGAGTCGTACACTCGGGACCAGATGCTTGGAATG GAGAGCCTCATTCTTAAGAAGTTGAAGTTTCGCCTGAATGCACCTACTCCATATGTTTTCATGTTAAGGTTTCTCAAAGCTGCTCAATCGGACACAAAG CTTGAACACTTGGCCTTCTACCTAATCGAGTTGTCTCTAGTTGAATATGAAGCTTTAATGTTCAAGCCGTCGTTGCTCTGTGCATCGGCTATCTATGTTGCAAGGTGTACCCTGCAAATGACACCGTGGACTCCTCTGCTTTGTCGACATGCACGCTGTGAAGTGTCCCAAATAAG AGACTGTGCAGAAATGATACTAGGATTACAAAAAGCTGCAAGGGGAGGACAGTTAAAGGTGACATACGAGAAGTACATGAGCCCTGAGCTGAGTGGTGTTGCAGCAATACGACCTTTGGATAGCCTTCCTTTTTGA